DNA sequence from the Triticum dicoccoides isolate Atlit2015 ecotype Zavitan unplaced genomic scaffold, WEW_v2.0 scaffold15017, whole genome shotgun sequence genome:
AACTTTGAGGGGGGCATATTAAGCATTGGATCAACTTAATACTACTCCTTGAACTTGGCAGTATGATGCACCGTAAAATATCTCCCGCAACGATGTGGCTAAGATCAAATGGGCGAGCTACTTCTAATCCTCCGGCCATGCACTAGTGGTGCCCAAATAAAAAACACGTACCTCCATCAACTCGAGCACTGCAAGTACTGGCAGAGTAATTTTTGAGCGACTCGATCACACGTGGGGTGCAGTACTCATCTGCTGCAGCAAAACCAAGGTAGTTGTAGGAACCCAAGTTAAGACACCTGGACGTTTCCGCGCTATGTCTGCATTGCATTCGAAGAAGACCTGACCGCATCAGTTCTTTTGCACTGTGGAATCACGAAACAAATATGAGGTAAACATACTGGAGTGTCTTGTTACAGTCATTTGAGTTACGCTCG
Encoded proteins:
- the LOC119343999 gene encoding long chain base biosynthesis protein 2d-like produces the protein GYAPICCGYEDFYWRRVHLRMQDCFDRPVASAPDAWLDLVERNSNDCNKTLQHSAETSRCLNLGSYNYLGFAAADEYCTPRVIESLKNYSASTCSARVDG